DNA sequence from the Williamwhitmania taraxaci genome:
TTTAATTATGACCATAAAAAAGAGTAGCGATAAAGCGGTTTAGCTAAATACCTTTCCTATACTGGGTATTGGTTGTGGGATGTATGGTGCGGTGAAGTTCTTGCCCGGCATCACTAGTACCGCTAAGGTAATCCACAAATACTTTTGCAACTCCTGCTATATCCATTTCCAACTTGGTGCCAGTATGTATGTCGCGTAAATCGATGCAAAAGCTAGAAAAGAGATTGGGAATATCGGTCACAATCTCAGTATTCAGGTAGTTAACATCGTTATATATACAGTGATAATTCCCTTTTGCCTTTTCGATACGGAGTGGCACATTTTTTAAGCTTGTAATAGTAGATGACCTTTCGCACTGCCCAATGCAGGTATTGTCGAGGGTATCCTTTTCGCATCCATCCACCTGCTGAAACAAGCATTGGCGGGAAGTCATAAGCACAATAGGATGATAAATGCTGTAGTAAAGGTTGAAGTTCTCAGGTTTCTTGATACCCTTTACCTGCTGCTTGCTAATCTCGTTCGAAATAAATGCTCCGCCACAGCCGAAATTCTCCTTTAGGCACTGAAGGCTAAATGAGTTTACCACGTTTAGATAGGGGCCAGCAATCCAACCAATTCCCATCTCGTAGGCTTTATTGGCAATACCAAGATTATTGCTCACAATAAGCGTAGGTTTTACTACGTCAAGAAATTTAATGGCATCGCGATAGTCGTCGCCAATTAATATGGAAGGAAACCAAGGTATAAGCGACCGGTTCGTTAGAAACATATCCACAAGTTGGGTATAGGCATTGCTTACCCCATTAGGTAGCTGAAAAAATAGCTGAGCCGAAGTTCCATTACTCAGGTTCACATCCGCGGGTGAGGATATCAGTATGGAAAGAGTGGGATTCGGTACCGTGGTGGTATCCCTTTTCAGAAGAGGAACATCAATTGGCTCCACCACTTCGCGCGAACTGTTTAGCAGTGCATGGATTTGCCTTTTAATGGAAGTAAACTCTTTAAATGGGAGAAAAACATTCCGTTGAAGACCATCAACATCCAACTTTTCGATGTAATACTCGGTATCGTTTATCGACTTTAAACTCTTCAATACCATATCGCTATTCAGAGCCTGTTTTCCTACTGATGCTAGGTTTGAATCGGAATTTACCACGAATGAACCATCGGGAGTTTCAACAAGCACGTGTAAAGGGCTACCCGATTCTCCCGAGAGCGTTATGGTCAAAGGAGCCTTTGCAATACTCAACAGGTCAATCTTACTTTTTACATCGGTAATAATCTCCGTTTTATCATCATACAGCTCCTTCTTGGCTCGTTCCAAATTTGCCTCGTTGGAAGAGTCGTAACCTTTGGCCAAATGTATGGCTGAATGATCGCGGGGATTATCTATAAACATGCTCCTTGTAATGGCCCCGGCTAAGAATGCGTTCGAGAAATCGCGATTAAACACCTTATAAAGCGAACTATTATCAACGCTTAATGCTTCACCATTATAAAGCCTCTGTAGCTGCTGGCGCCATGCCTTTACCACGGTATATACGTAGTGAAACTTCTTAATTCTACCCTCAATCTTTATGGAGTCTACTCCCGATTCCGATAGTGCCTTTAGGTCGAAGAAGGCTGAGTTATCCTTTAGGTTAAGGGGGAAATCATTGCCGTTGGGCGTAGTTAAATACTGATCGCGGCAGGGTTGGCTACACCGTCCACGATTCCCTGAGTTCCCACCATGCACGGAGCTAATGTAACATATACCTGAAAAACATAAACAGTTGGAACCGTGCACAAACACTTCGGTGAGGATATTATGTTTATGGGCAACTACAGTGAGTTCATCTATCTCGCCAATGCTTAACTCACGCGACAAATTAACACGCTTAACTCCGAGCTTGCTTAAGAATGCAATCTGTCCTACATTATGGGTTGTAAGCTGGGTAGAGGCATGTATTTTAAGCCCCTTAAAGTAGTTGGTAAGCAGATAAAGCACGCCTAAATCCTGAACAATTATACCATCGAGACTAGTATTTACCAGCTTATTGAGTAGCGTTATTAGGGCAGGAATTTCGCTCTCAACCACTATAATATTTAGCGTGAGAAAAACCTCGCAGCTACGCTTATGAGCAAGCCTTAAGATTCCCTGTAAATCGTCGAAGCTAATATTTTCGGCACTATTTCGTGCATTGAATCGATCGAGACCACAGTAAACCGCATTGGCCCCTGCTGCAATTGCAGCTTTTATGGAATCGACATCTCCGCCGGGCGCCAGTAATTCAATCTCTCTTTTCGCAATCCCTATCATATCCCTTTGCTAATGCCCGTTTCGCGGCGTAAAAGTAGCCATATCTTTTTAATTTGCGCAAAGGAGTGTTGGGGATGCAGGGATATCGCATTTAGAAACCTATAGTAATCTTACTATTTAGAATTAAGCCTATAATTGCGTGGTGTCCAGTATTCAATACAATAAACCGTAATAATCCGATGGCCATAGCTCGCACAGCCGAGGATACTTAGTCCGAAGCAAGTAATATCCAATTTATGTTGTATCCGCGGTTACTTAAGCCATAGTATCATTTCTATTTGTAGAAGCCATCTTTTTACCTTTCACCTTACACTTCTTGACTTGAGTTTTTTGCTTACTCTTTGTGTCAAGACAAAAAGCAAGATGTGTTTGGGGCAACACCCCGAAAGGCTATCTCTCATTTATCTTGCGAGGACACAACAGAAAATGAATAAGACTATTGGGTTCTGGAACAATGCAAATACCTGATTGACCTTAAACCCCAGCGGGGTTTTATGTTTATAGAAACAGAAAAAAAAAGAACATACGACCCCAGCTGGGGTCGAATAGCTGCATACGTTATCTTTCTATAAACATGTGATGCCTCTGGCATCAATCAGCATGCTTTTTTGCGATGTGCCTTAATTCAAATCCCTTAATCAAGGAAAATAAAGGTTGATACAGAAACCGTTTAAATGGATAGAGAGCAAAAACTCTGATTTGTGTTGAAAGTGCAATGGTAAGAGCCAACGAAATATGGATACATTCATTGCATAAATCAAATCGCGAATCCACCATTTTAGATTTTTACACCTCGATGTGCTACAATCAACGCACCATTTACTTATTACGGTAACTTCTCCCCCCTTGCCGAAATCCAGAGGCCATACCACTCCTCACGAGTAATGTTGATTGAAGAAGCATCCTTGCAGGCTAAAATACGGGAAGGCTTAGTACTTCCAATAATAGGATGAATATTCATGGGAATCATCATTAACCAAGCCAGCACAATGGAGGCCGGAGTTGTAGAATACTTCTCGGCCAATGCAGCCACGATTTTAGAGGTTTCCTGCTGCTTATCTGTTAGCTGGCTATGCGGGGTTTCGGTATACAATCCTTTGTCGAGCGAACTCCATGTTTGTATGGTCATTCCTGTTTCTTGGCAATACTCCAAAACTCCCTGCATTCCACTATCCACAGCAACCAATCGGGTATTTACGGCAACGCCTAAATCGAGCATAAGGGTATGTCCTAGACTAAGTTGAAGCTGGTTTGCCACTAAAGGATCGGTGCAGCAGCGTTGGAGGTTGCGCACCTGGCTTACGCTCATATTGCTTACACCAAACTGTTTTACCTTTCCTTGCTGCTTTAGGTGGTCGAATGTTTCCGCAACCTCTTCGGCAACCAATAAGGCATCGGGACGATGCAGCAGAAGTATGTCCAGCTGATCGGTTTGCAAGCGTCTAAGTATACCTTCGACTTGCGCTATAATATAGGTTTTACTAAGGTTGTAGATACTGGAATCACCAGGATTCGCACCACGACAAATTCCCACCTTCGATTGGAGTACCATTTCGGAACGCAGGCTGGGTCTCCGTTTTAGTATTCGGCCAAAAACCTCTTCGGCTTTTCCATATGTGTAGATGTCAGCATGATCAAAAATAGAGATACCAATCTCCATGGCCGCTTCAATTGCCATTTCGGCAACTCTCTCATCGGCGGCAGTAATTGAGTTTTGGTTCCAGCCACCACCCAAACCCATGCAGCCGTATATCAGCGATTTACTTTTAATTGGATTCATACACTTCGGAATATAGCTAGAACTTAAATGAAGCGAACATATTTAAAGCGGATTACAAAGAAAATTGATCCGAATTATCCGAGGGCATTAATCTACGGCCTCCGAGTTCTGAAATCTCACTATTTATTTAGCCGATAGACTAACAGTAAACTCCAATCTTATAATTTGATAAGTTTAGCATCAATAAGTCCATCAATAAACAAAACAAACTTTTGATACTCTGCCAGCAAAATTTCCTTATTAAGTATCAGCTGAGTGGATTGGTTCTTAACTATTAGCATCTCGTTTTCGTAGCGAACGTTGAAGCGGGAGTAGAAGTCATTTTGGATAAGATCGCGAACGGCATTGTTGGCAAAGAACTTGCGCAGCTCCCACAAGCGGTTGGTTTCAAATCCAATCACCTTATCGAAATCCTTAAAGCCACTATGCGGTTTGTTGTGCCAGAATATTTTATCGTAGACGCCTTTGGGAAAGTAGTGCAGGAAAAAACTAACCTGATCGGGAATAAAGGACTCTATGCGCAAATCATCGAGATGATATTCGTTAAGAATATTAGGTGCAATTAGGAAACATGAATTCAACTCAATAATCAATCCTCTATGAGGCTTTGAGATTTGAAGCAGATGTAAATCGAAATAGTAATCGCCAAACCGTTGCTCCTGCATGCGGGTAGTAAATACACCACCGATAGCCTCAGCTGTCTCTGTCCAAAACAGAGAGGGATTCTCCTCAACAATGGTATACTTATTCTCCATAAAATCCTTATCGATAAAAACTAAACTACTTTGTGAGAAGATATGCAACACGGATAAGCTGTTGTATTACCTACCTTTCCGCACTATATTCTTGACTCAAAAGCAATAACAAAGTTAATGCTTTTGACCAATTATGATGAGTTAGGTGGTCTTTTTTTACGAATGGAAAAACGCATCATTTAACCGATCGGTAACCAGCACATTAACATTTTACAAAGAGAAAAGCCTATCGCATTCCCTAAAAAAGGGTTGCCATAGGCTCTCTATACTGAAGAATAGTAACTGAATTTACACGGTCTTATACACAAATGCATTGATATTCATACCGGCTCCTACCGAGGCAAAAACAAGGTATTCGTCCTTCTTGAACTGTTGGTTTTCCATCTTCCCTTTTGCAATCATATCGTAGAGAATAGGGATGGTCGCCACCGAGTTATTCCCAAGCGTCGAAATTGTCATAGGCATGATATCGGCGGGAACCTCCTTCACTCCATATAGTTTCAGCAAACGAGCAAGAATAGCATCGTCCATTTTAGCATTAGCCTGATGGATAAGCACCTTACCAATATCCGAAATGTTAATTCCTGCCTTATCGATACACTGTTTAACCAATTGTGGAACATGATTTAGTGCATACTCATAGAGCTTTCTCCCATTCATCTTAAGAAAGAGGTCATCGCTTCCATATTCAGGGTTATAGGACAAATCCATGGTAAGCAGTTGACCATGATCGAGGGTATCGGAGCGGGTAAGGTGTGTAATAATTCCTACAGGAGTAGGACTTTCGAGGGCCTCAAGGACTACTGCCCCTGCACCGTCGGAATAAATCATACAATCAATATCGTGGGGATCGG
Encoded proteins:
- a CDS encoding peptidase U32 family protein, whose amino-acid sequence is MIGIAKREIELLAPGGDVDSIKAAIAAGANAVYCGLDRFNARNSAENISFDDLQGILRLAHKRSCEVFLTLNIIVVESEIPALITLLNKLVNTSLDGIIVQDLGVLYLLTNYFKGLKIHASTQLTTHNVGQIAFLSKLGVKRVNLSRELSIGEIDELTVVAHKHNILTEVFVHGSNCLCFSGICYISSVHGGNSGNRGRCSQPCRDQYLTTPNGNDFPLNLKDNSAFFDLKALSESGVDSIKIEGRIKKFHYVYTVVKAWRQQLQRLYNGEALSVDNSSLYKVFNRDFSNAFLAGAITRSMFIDNPRDHSAIHLAKGYDSSNEANLERAKKELYDDKTEIITDVKSKIDLLSIAKAPLTITLSGESGSPLHVLVETPDGSFVVNSDSNLASVGKQALNSDMVLKSLKSINDTEYYIEKLDVDGLQRNVFLPFKEFTSIKRQIHALLNSSREVVEPIDVPLLKRDTTTVPNPTLSILISSPADVNLSNGTSAQLFFQLPNGVSNAYTQLVDMFLTNRSLIPWFPSILIGDDYRDAIKFLDVVKPTLIVSNNLGIANKAYEMGIGWIAGPYLNVVNSFSLQCLKENFGCGGAFISNEISKQQVKGIKKPENFNLYYSIYHPIVLMTSRQCLFQQVDGCEKDTLDNTCIGQCERSSTITSLKNVPLRIEKAKGNYHCIYNDVNYLNTEIVTDIPNLFSSFCIDLRDIHTGTKLEMDIAGVAKVFVDYLSGTSDAGQELHRTIHPTTNTQYRKGI
- a CDS encoding 3-oxoacyl-ACP synthase III family protein produces the protein MSYPVYSTIAASGRYIPTQVVKNENFLNNEFFNASGVRIEKSNQEVIEKFHQITEISERRYVTDDLKASDIAFLAAKDALTTSGIDMETLDYIIVAHNFGDVSKENRRTDIVPSLASRVKRMLGIVNPFTVAYDLPFGCPGWIQAVIQADYYIRSGDAKRVLVIGAETLSRIADPHDIDCMIYSDGAGAVVLEALESPTPVGIITHLTRSDTLDHGQLLTMDLSYNPEYGSDDLFLKMNGRKLYEYALNHVPQLVKQCIDKAGINISDIGKVLIHQANAKMDDAILARLLKLYGVKEVPADIMPMTISTLGNNSVATIPILYDMIAKGKMENQQFKKDEYLVFASVGAGMNINAFVYKTV
- a CDS encoding aldo/keto reductase, whose product is MNPIKSKSLIYGCMGLGGGWNQNSITAADERVAEMAIEAAMEIGISIFDHADIYTYGKAEEVFGRILKRRPSLRSEMVLQSKVGICRGANPGDSSIYNLSKTYIIAQVEGILRRLQTDQLDILLLHRPDALLVAEEVAETFDHLKQQGKVKQFGVSNMSVSQVRNLQRCCTDPLVANQLQLSLGHTLMLDLGVAVNTRLVAVDSGMQGVLEYCQETGMTIQTWSSLDKGLYTETPHSQLTDKQQETSKIVAALAEKYSTTPASIVLAWLMMIPMNIHPIIGSTKPSRILACKDASSINITREEWYGLWISARGEKLP